Below is a window of Lacrimispora xylanolytica DNA.
GAGAGGGCTTCCATCGGATCTCTTCACCCGAACTGGCTCTTCCCAGTCTCTCGCGCTTAAAATCTCTCCTCCTTCTTTTAACTTCATCATATGACACTGAGGTCCCCATGCCTTACCGCCAAGGGCAAAAAGCAGATATAGCTCTTCCCCAATCACATGAAATTCCGGTGCCCAAAAGGTCTGGACATAACCTTTTTCTTCATTATAATCCAGTATGATACGTTCTTCATATCCTGGTGAAAACAAGCCCTTTATGGTGCTTGATTCCCTGACATAAATTCCAATATCATTTTTGTTGTCGTTGGTCGCAACATAATAATACTTCCCATTCCAGGGTAAAATCACAGGGTCCGCATAGCCAGAGGCAAGAGGGAACTGGTATTCTTCCTGTATCACTCTGCCTTTTACGCGGTAAGTCCCTGGCTTCCTATCATCAATTCCACTGACGTCCCAGAGAACATTCTTTTCTCTCGTGGAACCATCGGTATAGATGGCAATTGCCTTTACTTCTTCTATTTGCTGCTTTGAGGGGACACATACGCTCTCCGGAATGCGAATTTCTTCATTGAAGAGAGGAATCCACCGTAACTTGATTTCTCTTCCCACCTCTTCCGTAACAGAAATGATATTTCCAGGAGTAATATCTGGTATACCCACCTCCGTTCGAGCCGATTCGTATGGCTCTGACGGTTCTGGCAGAGATATGCTGTTAAAATCCTCAAGGCTTGTTAACCGGTTGCAGTAACAGGCTCCTTCCCGGCTGAACCACCGTATCACATAGGTTCCTGACTTCTCCTCATAATCACATACTGCTTCCCGGATAAATAAATCTTCATGAAGCCTTATAAGCCCTAAGAAATGAAATGCAATCAGATCCTCAGAAGTCCAGAGAAGAAGCTGCCCTCTGCTTTCCTCATCCTCATTTCCATTCTTATCGACCCTGATGGCTATGATACCAAACCCACCGTCAGCTTTATGAAAGATATAAGGATTCCTAAGCCCCTTTTCCTGAATGACGTTCCTCTCATCTACCGTAGCCAGTGGAAATAAAATGCCATAATTCTCATTCAATGGCTGAAAATCACCCGTTCCGTCACCATAAGCAAAATGAATGCTGTTGCTCAGGGAATTGGTATAATCCTCATTGGGCTTTCTGGTGTAAATCAATATTTTATTATGTAATTCCTGATTTTTCATTGAATTCCCTCATTTTGTCCCTTTATAAAATACTCCTTTAACAGAAACTTCATGATTTCTTCCGGCTCTTTCTTAACAAATTCAGCGGTTTCCCCAAAATACATTCCGTAGGGAGCATCCGTTTCATATGGAGCCCAATGGGGCATTTCCTCCCCATCTGCATCCGTTCCGTTTGGATCCCCGGAGCGGATAAAATTAGCCCAGTAGTTACACATGAGCCTGGCAAGGTCGTAATGCTTTCCCGTAAATGGCCTCCAGCACTTAGCCAGTGTTTCAAAAAAGAACCAAAGGTCCACGGAATGAAAGGTTCCCGGATTATCCCAGCCAGGAATCTGGGCATCAAAGTTGTAATAATAAACAGGTTCTTTATTACCAGAATTCGAGTTTGCCTGGGCTATGATTCGGTTTGCGTGTTCTACCATTCTTACCGAAGCCTTTTGTTTCATTTCCTCTAAGTTGCCGGAATCGGACTTGCAGATAGAAAGAAATTCTTCCCCGTCGCTGCCAAATAAAGAGAACGCCAGCTGACGAAGTTCCTCTATGCTACCCACCTGTGGTGCGGCGTGAAACTCGTCAGAGGTATGACCAAAGAGCAAGGGAACCATAAGACGCTTATTTTGAACCATCAGATCAAATGCGTAACCCGTACTAAACACATTATCAACAGCAGGCAGCCAGAACTTATTATATTGAAGCCCTTTGCGGTTTACATACTCAGCATCAAGCTTACGGGCTTCCTCTAAGGTGGAAACACCTAACAGCTCAAAGAATTTTACCCCTTCCTCCTCTGCCTCGGATAAGGTCAAACGGTCATTGAATAAGATGGTTCCAGGATAAAGCTCGGTAAACATTCCGCTTTCAATGATTGCCTTTTGAAAAAGTCCTTCATTCTCTTGGCACGTCAATTGTCTTAAAACGCTGCCGCCTCCCGCTGACTGACCTCCTATGGTGATGTTATCCGGGTCCCCTCCAAAGGAGGCTATGTTACGTTTCACCCAACGGGTACCGGCCTGCTGATCCAAAAGGCCAAAGTTTGCCGGCGCCTCCGGTGCTTCCCTGGTTATATCCGGGTGGCACAAGAATCCAAACACATTCAAACGGTAATTGACCGTTACTACCACAATTCCCCGGCGGGCAAGACGCTCTCCGTCAAATTCCATCTCAGCCGTATTGCCAACCTGATAACCTCCGCCAAAATACCATACAAATACAGGGAGTTTGTCATCAGCGCTCAAGGCAGGCGTCCAGACATTTAAGTACAAGCAATCCTCACTCATTGGCACATCCGGGTCTACGGCCCATTCTCTGGTATAAAGATTATCCTTGTCAACGCCCACCGGGGCCTGCATGGATATGGGGGCGAATTCAAATGCTTTTAATTCACCGGACCAATCCTCTGCAGGCTGGGGGGCACGAAAACGGTTCTTGCCGATTGGCGGTGCTGCAAAGGGAATCCCTTTAAAGCTTGTAATACGAGGATCGGCCGCCGGCAATCCCCGTATCCTACCATTTTCAGTTGTCACTGCTCGAATCATAATCTACATCTCCTTTACGAAGACTACATGGTTACCAGTTTCGTCCATTGATGGTGGTACTGACTTTGTAAGGATTGGAATGAGGCATTACATTTTCAAAGGATAACCGAAGGAAATTATAGGCTGCGTTATTCCAAACATTGAAGTCATGGTCACCGCTCTTAACCAGGACTCTGTAATCATCCTTTAGATTGTTTCCTGCTGTACTGGAAAGGTTATTGACAGCTCTTAAATAGCCATCCCGGTAGGCAATGGAATCGGCATCGCCACAGGTCAGATATAGAACATTTAACGGGCGACCGATGCTTGCAATGCTTCCTCCCAGAATCTTTCCGTCACTGGAGGTAGGAGCATTGGAAAATCCACCGGCAAATGCGAATAAATCCAGCATGCCAGGAGCCTTTACTGCTTGAGACAGGCCATTGTTCCACTCACTTTTTTTACCTGTGACCACGGAGGAGTCGCACCGATAGCCGCCAAGAGCCATATTAAGGGTCTGCATTCCACCCATGGAAAGACCAGCAATCGCCCTGTGAAGACGGTTGTTCGCCACTCCATTTTTGGATTTGTCCCTGATATCTGCTTTGGTATTGAATTCTGATTCAATGAAAGGAATCAGATCATATCTCATTTCATAATCAAAGTAATAAAAACCCAGCATGTTGGTTCCATCGGCATTAAAGGAACGGTCCGTCCAGTCGTGGGAGCTTCTGCCTTCCGGGAATACAACGATAAGCGGATTGATGTCGCCTTTTGCAATCATATTGTCAAGAAGATTGCAGATGTTGTACTGATTGTCTGTTCTGCCGTTGTCTGAAAGCCACTCATAAGAATTTCCGCCTACTCCATGGAGTAAGTATAATACATCGTATTTCTTATCCTTTTGGTTTTTATTGTAGCCAGCCGGCAGATAGACATTGCCTTTCTTTCTGATTGCCGATCCGCTTACGGTATCCCTTCCTGCTTCATTCTTACTGATATTCTGATTGGTTACAAGCTGACGGGACTGGTTGATATAATTTCTCACATCGTAGGAAACTTCTGTTAACGTCCCCCGCCGTCCCTGCTCTACCGCCCTTTTATATTCATAAGGTAACATTACTACATTGCTGTTATTCATACCTCATATCTCCTTTTCCATGATCATTCCATCATGATATTGCCCCCCCTGATACGCTCCGGCCGAAATCCTCTGTCCGCTTTCGGGTAAATCCGTTGGATCTCAAAATAACATACTGCATTGGATGACAAAGGAATCTCTATTTGTGCAGCATCGTCCATCACCCGAAACTGCTTCACGTTTATCTGGGGTCTGGCACAATCTAAGAGCAACTCTTTTTGCTCTTTGTTAAGGTATGCCGGGGTCCCCATATTTGTCCATGCCCTCAAAGGATTGCAGGTGCATTCATCCACCATTTTTGTGACAATCATATAGTCCCCATCGGTAAGATCCAGAGAAAATGTAAGTGCTAATTCCTTATCCTCCATCTCTTCTACGGGATTCCAGGCAACTCCACAAATGTTTTTGTCATTGTCCCTGGTCAATACAAAATGCTCGCTTCTTGCAATGGCATTTTCCTTTAAATGCTTAAAGAAAGCAAAGGTCCAGTAGGTGGGTTTTGGAATCGAACCATTGGCTAACAGTCCAAAGCATCCGGAAAATGGCGTGTAGGCAACTCCTGTTTCTTCAAAAACATCACCAAAGGTCCAATAGGAATAGGAGGCACAGACATCCCCCATCTCACTTAAAAGACGGGCGGTGTAAGCCGCATTTAGGTTGGTATCGTGGATGGGATTACGTGGCGTATAAGAGGTATTAAACTCTGTGATATGCATCTCCATGTCTTTGTACTCTGAAAAACTGTCTATGATCCTGCGGCTTTCCCTTAGTTCCTCCATAAAATCTTCTGGTTTCCTAAGCTTCTGATACTCATAATGACCAATTAATTCTGGCGAATCCGTGGCATATGCGTGCCTTGTTACAAAATCAAGGGGCACCTTATGCTGGCTGCAATGCTCTAAAAAGCAGGTCAGCCACCTCTTATCATCCACACCGCAGATGGCAGGACCGCCTACTCGTAAACGGGCATCGCATTCCTTCAATGCCTTTGCTGTCACTTCGTAAAGGCGAAAGTATTCATCCATGCTTGCGTCTTTCCAGAAGCCTGGCAGATTTGGTTCATTCCACACCTCAAACGGCCAGGTAACCACTTCCTCTTTGCCATACCGGTCAAAGAAATGGCTGACCAGTGCCTTAATTAAGTCCGCCCATTTGTTATAATCCATGGGCGGTGTCACATTTCCCTTCCAGTAAAATATCGTCTGCCTTCCCGATGCCAAGGCTTCCGGCATAAATCCTAATTCCACAAAGGGCTTTAAGCCCATAGAAAGATAATCATCAAAAACCAGATCAATATATGTAAAGTTATACTCTGTCTTCACTTCACCGTCTTCTTCGTAGGTGTGGTAAACGGCCATGTCATCGCATAATAATCCGTGTCCCCGGATATGGGAAAAATGTATCTCTTCCTGAACCTTCATAAGCTGATCGTGGTACTCTTTTCTTAAGGCAAGGTTCATCCTTCCGGTCCCCACACAGAACAGGGCGTTATTGGTAAAGGAAGCATTGTCCTTAAGACTGACCTTATACTGTAACGGCTGCTTCATAAATCTCCTTCCCGGCATGTTCCCTTTCGGGCACATATACTTTTGTTTGCACGGCTGCCAGTTCTTTCTTTAAATCCTTGTCTTCCGTTAAATCCAACACCGGATATCCGTCTATGTCAAAATGAACCCGTCGGATTCCGGAGCTTCTCGGCTCTCCGATTCCAAACCGTGCATGGTACGCATTCCATACGATTCCATCCTCATCCGTAACATAGGAATTGTGACCAGGACCGTATTCTCCCGGTACACTTCTGGAGGTCAAAATAGGATAATTTTCTTTTATCCAGCTCATAGGATTCATTAAATCTGCTCCCAAATCCGCACTTAAAAGCCCTACCGTATATGTCTCATCAATCAATGCGCTGGCAAAGGTCAGAAAGATTTTCTTATTGATCATTAAGGTGAAAGGCCCTTCATCCACAAATACATGGTTGTTTGCCCAGCCGTAATCCGGCTTTGATAGAAGGACTGGGTCCGTAATGAGCTTCCATGGTTCCTCTGGTGATACCTTTGCAATATAAAGCCAGGAGCCCTGATCCACAGGAGTGAACTGCCTCTGGGCCCAGACTACAAACACATCTTCTCCCAGCTCAAAGCAGGTCATGTCAAGGGTAATTCCGTCCTCGTATAAATAGCTTCCATCTTTTTTCAAAACCCTTACAGGCATTTCCCAGTCCTCTGCTTTGACCGGATTTCCACCTTTTTTCAGCTTCATCACATGGGACTGCTCCTTATGAAATTCCCCTGGAGTTCCTGCATGGAAGATATAAAGCTCTCCCCTTACGATGTGAAATTCCGGCGCCCATAAAAGGCCGCCTAAATGCTCATACATGTTGGTATCCAGGATTTTTATTTCCTCTGCATGAACCAGATCAGGGATATTATCCGCTTCCCGGATATAGAGGGAATGGTTATTATCTGCATCGTTGGTAGCAATAAAGTAATACTTCCCATTCCATCTCCCAATACAGGGATCTGCTCTGTGAATGGCAATGGGATTTTCAAAATGATCCTGATGGACCCTTCCTGTGATTGGGTACACCCCCGCTCCATTCCAGTCAATGGAAGAAGTATCCCAGTCAATATTTTTACTGGCGGTTGTTCCGTCCGTATAATAAGCAGTTGCTTTTACCTTCTTTAAATCCTCGGCGCAGGAAGCCTGACACTCCGCTGGAACTTCAATCCTGTCATTTTCAGGAACAAGAAGTTTCCCGGCCAGTCTGCGTGCGGTCTCTTTTGAAATAGAAATCACATTCCGGGGTACGATTCCCTCTATATCAGCGGTCACTTCCTCCAGGGTGAAAGGTTCTGTTTTCTTTGGAGCCGAACATTCCGTCAGAGGATTTAAATCGCTTGTTTTGTTCTGATAATAAGCTCCCTCATCATCTCTAAAGCGGATGATGTATTTCATCTGAGACATATCATAATGACAGGCAATATCAGTAACAAAGGTGGCTCCTTTTAAATCAATCAGCCCCTCCTCTTTATAGTGGAGAAGGTCTTTTGATGTAAAGAAAAGCACACTTCCCTTGCTGCTTTCATCCTCACTTCCATCTGCTTCTGTCCGTATGGCAAGGACGCCAAAGGTGCCATCTTTTAAATAAAAAAGATATGGTTTTTTCAAACTTTTTGCAGTTAAAGTGCCATCGGAATTATCCGTGGCTTTGGCAAATAATACTCCGGAATTGTGACCTAACGGCTGGAAATCAGCCTTGTTTTCACTCCAGGCAAGATGCATGCTGTAGGCAAGCTTTGGGGCATAGGTTGTTTCGTCCACTGGCAATCTGGTATAACAAAGTAAATAATAGGAATCCTGGTTCATTTCACTTAGCTTCATCATATCTCCTTTATCCCTGTTTCTTTATGGCGGGCCGTTTCACCGGCAATGGGAAGCGGCTTACATCAGTTAGTTACACGTATAAACAAATTATAAAATATGGTACTACCTCTTACAATGACGTATCTTACCGATTCATTGACGTATTCTAATATCCCTGATAAAGGAAGAAAAAGGTCCCAGGCAGACGAATGATACCCCTGCCTGGGACTTTCTTTTTTCATTGATTCACCAAGATCGGTGAACTCATTTATTTCTTTACTGCTGCTCTGGCATCAATGACTTTCTGGAACTTGGCTTTATCAAATTCCACCAATTGTGCCCAGTCAAATCCATCAAGCTGAGTCTTCATATCAGCCCACATGCTCTTAAATTCTTCCTCGCTCTTTGCAAATACCATTCTCCAGGAGGTATCGCAGATGAGGGTTGCGCACTGGCTGCGAATTAAGGCTACATCTGTGGTATCACTTGGAAGGATAATGTTTACGTTCGGCACCGGTTTTAACTGTCCGGTTCCTTCCAGATAAGCCACCTGATTGACCGCGCCATACTTTTCACTCCACTCATTGGTCATGGTCGTCTTGTTGGCCTCCAGATAGGAAGACCAGTAATTATTGTTATACGGTTCTTTGGTATTTGGGTCAATGGATACGCTTGCCATTGGCCACTGATTGATCTTACAGTTTCCATCATCAAATCCACCGCCGCCCCATTCATCGGAGACTGGACGATTTTCCATCAGACCATAGAGACCATTCTCTGTCAGAGTATACTTACCATCAGCCCCTTTGGTATAGCTCCATCCTGGAATTCCGTGATGGATAAATTCAAGTCCTTCCGGACTGATTAACCAATCCATAAATTCAATGGCTCTCGCCCTGTCATTGCCTTCCATATGACTTCCAAGAGCAAAGGCTCTTCCGTCACCAAAGTAAGGATCGGACGGCTGGAAGAAGTTCATATCCTCAACTGGTGCATAGATATAGGCATTTCTTTCCTGCGCACGGTCCGGAGTATTCCAGAAGCCTCTCTGCCAGTTATACCAGAATAACAATACCTGTTTGTTCTTCATCTTATTGCATGCATTATCCCAGTTCTGCGTCCCGGAATCAGGGTCAATGAGACCTCTTTGATTGGCCTGGAAGAAAAAGTGGAGCATCTTATAATAGGCTCCGTCATCGTCGGTGACCTGTTTCATATCTCCGGTGTTTCCTACCATAACAGAACCATTTACTTCATAGCCATACATTTTAGTCAACTGGGCAGCATTCTCCATGGTAACCTGGGTTCCGCCTTTATCCCAGTCCCGCCATAAAGAGATGGCATAGTTGGCATCTCCCTTGCTGTTCTTTGGATGTGCCTTTTGCATCTGCTCTAACACATCTAACAGATCATCGGTGTTCTTCATCTTTGGAGCACCGATTTCTGTGTAATAATCCCATGGGAGCAGAGGACTGATATACAGAGTATCATCGGAATATGTGGTAGGTGAAGTATTGGTAATCTGGCATGGCATACCATAAATCTTACCCTCACTGTTGCCTTCCAGACCTTCATTAAATGTTTTATACTGCTCGTAATACTGACTTAAATTCTTACTATTTTTTACATCCTCGCTGATATCCGCAATGAGACCGGCCTTAATACAGTCCTGAAGAGGGGAATTGTCAAGAAGGATAATATCTCCCAGCTTTCCGGAGGCAGATCGGGTCTGATAAAGCGCCTCCCCATCTCCCGATGCCTGGGGCGCGATAATATTTAGCTCCAGGTTGAACTTATCCTTTATTACCTTTCCAAACCAGCCGCTTTGTACCCCCTGGTAATTAGCAGCAACATCGTAGACCTCCAGAGTAAGGGTATTGGTGTGGTCAATTTCTGACGTTGCAGCTCCTGTCGTGCCTGCTCCGCCGGAATCTTTCGTGCCAGTCTCATCGGAGCCTGCTTTCTTGGATCCGGAGCATCCGGATAACACAAGAGAAAGTACGCAGACCACAGCCAGCATCAATGAAAAAAATCTTCTTTTTTTCATAAATCAATCCTCCATTCTTTGATAAGTTATAAAAAGGGCTACTACTCCCATATTTAACCTTTTACCGCTCCAATCATAATACCCCTTACAAAATACCGCTGGAAAATGGGGTATATAAGCAAAATAGGTGCCACTACAATAATGGTCACTGTCATTCGTATGGAAGTGGCTGTCTGTACCGTTGCCACGCTCTGTGCCACGGCAGCACCGCTGGAAGAATTGACAAGCTGCTTTAAGGAGCTGGCCTGATTGATGTACTGATATAAGATAAACTGTAAGCTGTACAGCTTGTTATCCGTCATCAAAAGCAGGGTGTCCTGAAACGCATTCCACTGTGCCACTGCCGCAAATATGGCTACCGTCGCTAAAATGGGCTTAATGACTGGAAGAATCACCCGGTAAAACATGGTCAGAGTTCCTGCCCCATCAATCTCTGCTGCCTGCTGCAGCTCTTTTGGAATGGACTCCACAAAGGTCTTAGCCAGGATGATATAAAACGGAGATACAATAGTAGGAAGAATATACCCCCAGAAATTATTGGTCAGATGAAGGTTACGCATGGTTAAAAACCAGGGTATGATACCTGCATTGAAATACATGGTCACAATCACGAACCGATACCAGAATTTCCTGTGCCACAGGCTTTCTCTTGTAAACATATATCCCATAAATGCCGTTGTCATGGTGGTAAGCAGGGTACCGATCACAGTTCTGCTAATGGAAATAATAGCTGCATTTAAAAGCCCGGGAATCTTAATTGCTTTGATATAATTTTCAAAATGAATTCCATGAGGAAGAAAAATAATCAGCCCTTTCTGGCTTAAATCATTGTTGCTGATGGTATTAATGAAAATGTAGTAAAAGGGATACACGCAGATAAAGGCAAATACAGCGTAAAAGATATAAATTAACACACTGATGAGCGCATCTCCAAAGCTTTGCTTTTGACGTTTTCTTTTTTTGACGCTTTCCATAGTCTTTCCCCTCTCTGCCTTATAAAAAGCTCTCGCCTCTTACCAGCTTTGAAATCCCGTTCGCTGCGGTAAGAAGAACCAGGCTGATGATACTTTTTAAAATACTAAGTGCGGTTGCAACAGAATAGCTTCCGCTTCCCATTGCCAGGTTAAATACATAAAGATCCAGAACCTGAATGTGCTCTTTGTTAAATGCATTCTGGAATACATAATACTGTTCCATGCCGTTGGATAAAAAGCTGGCAATGGCAAGCATCAATAATACAAAATACGTTGGCAGGATGCTTGGAATGGTAATATACCGGATACGCTGCATTCTGGTGGCTCCGTCAACCTTGGCAGCCTCAAACATCTGCTCATCGATTCCTGTAATAGCTGCAATATACATAATGGCTGCCCACCCCAGGTTTTTCCACGTCAGCCACAGCCACTGGGTAATCCATACGTGATCTGATTTCTGGAGAAACTGAACCGGCGCATCTAAAATACCCCAGGCAACCAGCACATGATTTACTACGCCTGTATTATTAAATATATTAAATGCCACAGAATACACCAGTACCCAGCTGATGAAGTTCGGAATGGTGGTTACGGTCTGAACGGTCTTGCGAAAGGGAACGCACTTGATTTCATTTAAGAACACAGCGAAAAACATGGGAAGCCAGGAGGTTCCTACGGTGATTCCGCTCATGACCAGAGTATTTACCATAACACTTACAATCTGCTTTGTTTTTACAGGATTTGCTACTAAGGATTGAAACCATTTTAAACCTACAAAATTACTTGATGTCAATGGCTGAGGCGGCCTGTAATCAAAGAACGCATACATCCAGCCGTACAGCGGATAGTAGCAAAATACTCCGACCAGTAAAATAAATGGGAGAATATAAAGAAATTCCTTGATTGATCTTAACTTTCTTTTATTTTGAAACAGATTCATTCTCATTCTCCTTTCTAGTAACCCTTAATACATTCGGGGATCTATGGATATCACCTGATTTTCCGGCAATGTGAAAAATGGACCTGGAAGCCTTCTCTCCTCCAAAGTCTTCATGCCGAAGAAATCACTGGTTACCATGGATTTTACCGATACCTTACTGATATCCTCTGTGCTGCGGATGAATCTGTTTCCTTCCGGATGAAGGGGAGAAAACGATGAATTTATTGGAGATTTTTTAATCTCCATGGTAAAATGCTCCGTATCCACTGAAATATCAAATCGGCCTTCCTGTCCTTCCTGATCAAATCCGTAAAATTCCTTCCAGGCCTGTAAATCAAGACATACCGAAGGAGCTGGATAGAGAATTCTTAAATAGCCTCCTGGCATGTTTAAATACAAGTTTCCTTCTGATTCATTGTGCTCTGTGGGCATTTTAATGGCAGCCTCTTTGCAGTCATAAAATACGTTATTATAGATTCTGGCGTCCCTCGCTGTTCCGCCCCTCGTGTCCCAGGTGATTCGAAACGCCACGGTTTTTGCATAGTAGCCGGCACTTTTGCATTTTCCGATGAAATTATTTACAATATGCAGATGGTCGGTTCCTTCTCCGTATACCGCATATCCATTTACCACACTGTTCTCTTCCATCTTGTACCAGCCAGAGGAGCCAGGCTCTTTTGGTATGTCTGCCGGGTCAAAACGCCCCTCCACATTCCAGAAGATGTTATTATCAATGAGATTCACATCATCACGGCTGCACTCAATAAAGATTGCTTCTCTCTGGTTGATTCCATCTAAAAAGAGATTCCTTGTAATCCGGTTATTTTCATTGCTCATATCCATCCAAAGATGATCCGCTCGTATGGTACCTTTAAAGATATTACGGCGGATGAGGCTGTTTGTGCAGTCGTGAACCTTGATTCCACCCGCTTCCCAGGACAGCTCCATCTTCTGCCACCCAGTTCCCTGTATGAGATTGTCTTCAATCAAAAGATGTTTGGCGAAGAGTCCTGCAATTGCACATACTCCTGCGTCAAAAATCTTACACCCACGGATGATTGTTTCACCAATTACCTGACCCTCTTTGAGAGTATGATGCCAGCATTCATTTCCAATATCAATTCCTACCCCATTGGCCCAGTCTATGGTACAATCCTCAATGATCCAGTGATGGCCCCGATAACAGGATAAGGAACCCCTCTGAGG
It encodes the following:
- a CDS encoding ABC transporter permease subunit, coding for MNLFQNKRKLRSIKEFLYILPFILLVGVFCYYPLYGWMYAFFDYRPPQPLTSSNFVGLKWFQSLVANPVKTKQIVSVMVNTLVMSGITVGTSWLPMFFAVFLNEIKCVPFRKTVQTVTTIPNFISWVLVYSVAFNIFNNTGVVNHVLVAWGILDAPVQFLQKSDHVWITQWLWLTWKNLGWAAIMYIAAITGIDEQMFEAAKVDGATRMQRIRYITIPSILPTYFVLLMLAIASFLSNGMEQYYVFQNAFNKEHIQVLDLYVFNLAMGSGSYSVATALSILKSIISLVLLTAANGISKLVRGESFL
- a CDS encoding right-handed parallel beta-helix repeat-containing protein — protein: MDQDMMLPNGQYFESWEKEQKYSRELHVNGNHPGASDKNDGTYDHPLKTINAAAQLADPGTRVLIHEGVYRECVAPERGGSGPDGMITYEAFGDGEVVIKASYEAKDFKKSEGWNLTRYSPEVKQEVNHARVWEVTLDPDEFRGYNPFCAVNILHDRLFIEYDKTDMTSYLNRRGMVFCDGKPLQQVALYPQLGDQAGTYWVEANGQTIHFRLEDDDEPWNHTIELTNREQCFAPKVPFLSYIKVKGITCAHAATGAPVPQRGSLSCYRGHHWIIEDCTIDWANGVGIDIGNECWHHTLKEGQVIGETIIRGCKIFDAGVCAIAGLFAKHLLIEDNLIQGTGWQKMELSWEAGGIKVHDCTNSLIRRNIFKGTIRADHLWMDMSNENNRITRNLFLDGINQREAIFIECSRDDVNLIDNNIFWNVEGRFDPADIPKEPGSSGWYKMEENSVVNGYAVYGEGTDHLHIVNNFIGKCKSAGYYAKTVAFRITWDTRGGTARDARIYNNVFYDCKEAAIKMPTEHNESEGNLYLNMPGGYLRILYPAPSVCLDLQAWKEFYGFDQEGQEGRFDISVDTEHFTMEIKKSPINSSFSPLHPEGNRFIRSTEDISKVSVKSMVTSDFFGMKTLEERRLPGPFFTLPENQVISIDPRMY
- a CDS encoding carbohydrate ABC transporter permease; this encodes MESVKKRKRQKQSFGDALISVLIYIFYAVFAFICVYPFYYIFINTISNNDLSQKGLIIFLPHGIHFENYIKAIKIPGLLNAAIISISRTVIGTLLTTMTTAFMGYMFTRESLWHRKFWYRFVIVTMYFNAGIIPWFLTMRNLHLTNNFWGYILPTIVSPFYIILAKTFVESIPKELQQAAEIDGAGTLTMFYRVILPVIKPILATVAIFAAVAQWNAFQDTLLLMTDNKLYSLQFILYQYINQASSLKQLVNSSSGAAVAQSVATVQTATSIRMTVTIIVVAPILLIYPIFQRYFVRGIMIGAVKG